The Acidobacteriota bacterium genome has a segment encoding these proteins:
- the rplO gene encoding 50S ribosomal protein L15: MSSKLHDLKPPKGARRKAKRVGRGPGSGHGVTAGKGTKGQQSRSGYRRQMGREGGQMPLVRRVPKRGFTNIFRKRWAVVNVRDLAVFSKDAEVTPEALRERRLVPNLCLYEGVKILGVGKIATALVVRAHAFSAGARAKIEKAGGRVEVIPRA; the protein is encoded by the coding sequence ATGAGTTCGAAGTTGCATGATTTGAAGCCCCCGAAGGGGGCCCGCCGCAAGGCCAAGCGCGTGGGCCGCGGCCCCGGCTCCGGCCATGGCGTGACCGCCGGCAAGGGCACCAAGGGGCAGCAGTCCCGGTCGGGCTACCGGCGCCAAATGGGGCGGGAGGGAGGACAAATGCCGCTCGTCCGCCGTGTGCCCAAGCGCGGCTTTACGAACATCTTTCGCAAGCGCTGGGCCGTGGTCAACGTGCGCGATTTGGCCGTATTTTCGAAGGACGCAGAGGTGACGCCCGAGGCGTTGCGCGAGCGCCGCCTTGTGCCTAACCTGTGCCTGTACGAGGGTGTCAAGATTCTCGGCGTCGGGAAGATCGCAACGGCGCTCGTCGTTCGGGCGCATGCCTTCAGTGCGGGTGCCCGCGCCAAGATCGAGAAAGCTGGCGGGCGCGTGGAGGTTATTCCCCGTGCTTGA
- the rpsH gene encoding 30S ribosomal protein S8 has translation MLTDPIADMLTRIRNALAVRHHDVEVPASRLKMAVLRVLKDEGYIEDFEEGHSQAESRSGKSPKRILKVHLKYEGDTSVIRNLRKVSRSGRRVYCSARNLAQIQSGLGISIVSTSRGVMTDRDCRRRSLGGEILCEVW, from the coding sequence ATGCTGACCGACCCCATTGCCGATATGCTGACGCGAATCCGGAACGCCCTGGCCGTTCGCCACCACGATGTGGAGGTGCCGGCTTCCAGGCTCAAGATGGCCGTCCTGCGTGTGCTCAAGGATGAAGGCTACATTGAGGATTTCGAGGAGGGGCACTCCCAGGCGGAATCGCGCTCCGGCAAGTCACCCAAGCGCATCCTTAAAGTGCACCTCAAATACGAGGGCGACACGTCGGTCATCCGGAATCTTCGCAAGGTAAGCAGGTCGGGGCGCCGCGTCTATTGCAGCGCCCGGAACCTGGCCCAGATCCAGAGCGGGTTGGGGATTTCCATCGTTTCCACGTCACGCGGCGTCATGACCGACCGCGACTGCCGCCGCCGCTCCCTCGGGGGAGAAATTCTCTGCGAGGTGTGGTAG
- the rplF gene encoding 50S ribosomal protein L6 — protein sequence MSRVGKKPISLPQGVTVSVAGDVCTVKGKRGELVVAVSPGIEVVVKDGTVTVSRKGNSARHRALHGLTQRLLVNAAEGVSKGFVRRLEMSGVGYRIALKGRKLEMELGFSHPVIYEPPAGVTLSIEEKNIIVVAGADKQQVGHVAAELRRVKPPDPYKVKGIKYAGEVIHRKVGKVGA from the coding sequence ATGTCACGGGTTGGAAAAAAGCCCATTTCACTTCCCCAGGGCGTTACGGTCAGCGTGGCGGGCGATGTGTGCACCGTGAAGGGCAAGCGGGGAGAGCTTGTCGTCGCGGTATCCCCTGGGATTGAGGTTGTGGTCAAGGACGGCACGGTGACGGTTTCTCGGAAGGGGAATTCGGCGCGTCATCGGGCGCTCCATGGCCTCACGCAGCGCCTTTTGGTCAACGCCGCCGAGGGCGTTTCCAAGGGCTTTGTGCGCCGCCTCGAAATGAGCGGTGTCGGCTATCGCATTGCGCTCAAGGGCAGGAAACTGGAAATGGAACTCGGCTTTTCTCATCCGGTGATCTATGAGCCTCCCGCGGGGGTTACGCTTTCCATTGAGGAGAAAAACATCATTGTGGTGGCGGGTGCCGATAAGCAGCAAGTGGGACACGTGGCGGCTGAGCTCCGGCGCGTCAAGCCGCCCGATCCTTATAAGGTCAAGGGCATCAAGTACGCGGGAGAGGTTATTCATCGCAAGGTGGGGAAAGTGGGGGCCTAG
- the rpmD gene encoding 50S ribosomal protein L30, with the protein MSETNSSPTQSKKPSQAKSSKKLRIRQVRSPIGFTRGQREVLRGLGLRRIRDEVVREDTPAVRGMAAKISHLVKIIEEG; encoded by the coding sequence ATGTCCGAAACCAACTCCTCTCCGACTCAGAGCAAGAAACCATCCCAAGCGAAGAGCTCTAAGAAACTTCGCATTCGACAGGTGCGCAGCCCCATAGGCTTCACCCGCGGGCAGCGCGAGGTCCTGCGCGGCCTGGGGCTTCGCCGCATCCGTGACGAGGTTGTGCGCGAGGACACCCCGGCGGTACGGGGGATGGCGGCGAAAATTTCCCACCTCGTGAAGATTATTGAGGAAGGATGA
- the rpsE gene encoding 30S ribosomal protein S5, protein MAETKDQEIYEQVVRINRVTKVVKGGKNFSFSAMVVVGERNGKAGYAMGKAREVPLAIQKAMAKARRHMKRYSLVGSTIPHEAYGRNGGGRVFIRPASPGTGVIAGGAVRAVMEAVGVRDVLTKSLGSDNAINIVKAAFQALGTLRSPREVAKLRNKQFEELDLAENVRNQLLSDSEQETIPSEEL, encoded by the coding sequence ATGGCTGAGACGAAAGATCAGGAAATTTACGAACAGGTGGTTCGGATCAACCGCGTCACCAAGGTGGTGAAAGGCGGCAAGAACTTCAGTTTCAGCGCTATGGTTGTGGTCGGGGAACGCAACGGCAAGGCGGGCTACGCCATGGGCAAGGCGCGGGAGGTGCCGCTGGCCATTCAAAAGGCCATGGCCAAGGCGCGGCGCCACATGAAGCGATACTCGCTTGTCGGCTCGACAATCCCGCACGAGGCGTACGGGCGCAACGGGGGAGGGCGGGTGTTCATACGGCCCGCCTCGCCGGGCACGGGGGTCATCGCGGGCGGCGCCGTGCGCGCCGTCATGGAAGCCGTCGGCGTGCGCGACGTGTTGACGAAATCTCTTGGCTCCGACAATGCAATTAATATCGTTAAAGCAGCGTTTCAGGCGCTTGGGACGCTCCGGTCGCCACGGGAGGTGGCAAAGTTGCGGAACAAGCAATTCGAAGAACTGGATCTGGCGGAAAATGTCCGAAACCAACTCCTCTCCGACTCAGAGCAAGAAACCATCCCAAGCGAAGAGCTCTAA
- a CDS encoding 50S ribosomal protein L18 produces MIKIISRNELRKKRHFHTRKRMVGTSQKPRLCVYKSHKYIYAQAVDDLNGRTMAAASSLEKEARGVFLGHANKAAAKWVGERLSGRLAAGGVASVVFDRSGYAYHGVVKELADAVRGQGIKL; encoded by the coding sequence ATGATAAAAATTATCTCAAGAAACGAGCTGCGAAAAAAGCGTCATTTCCACACGCGAAAGCGGATGGTGGGAACATCCCAGAAGCCTAGGCTGTGCGTTTACAAAAGCCACAAGTACATTTATGCCCAAGCCGTGGATGATTTAAACGGCCGCACGATGGCCGCGGCCTCCAGCCTTGAAAAGGAGGCACGCGGCGTTTTCCTGGGACACGCCAACAAGGCCGCCGCGAAATGGGTCGGAGAGCGCCTGAGCGGGCGCCTTGCGGCCGGGGGGGTCGCCTCGGTCGTGTTTGACCGAAGCGGCTATGCCTACCATGGCGTGGTTAAGGAATTGGCGGATGCCGTGCGCGGCCAGGGCATAAAACTTTAA